In Actinomyces radicidentis, one genomic interval encodes:
- a CDS encoding PAS domain-containing protein, which produces MTDTPATAPKDTALPGEEHTYAAEELFFSTTDAQGRIRRANSTFMRLSGYPRGSLVGRAHNVVRHPSMPAGVYRSIWEAIESGQAASAYITNRAKDGGYYRVFATIVPSGDGYLSVRTLPQNTELRATIEAAYARVRAVEEQSAETGSTRREVAAAGEAALLEELRALGYKDAVDFTRQALPAEVAALVAAGVDIPERSDAEGPVARVLSEMKAIQESTSGLVSLLDECSRLVTLLGRRAVEIDALSGRLGQLREALRGVDGDVERIAGQGELLDDVRARYEEVDALVLECVEQLHPLAGQVEELRGDVDSVRFAIALLRLHNLAAGFFALQVLDGEDDLAANDAVGSLGELVSALHEGAGWLSERLALFRARAELVGGELDVVARSLTATHHPLMDLLATASEAGAENEISVRTGRSLVRDGFTEARDLADLAGAIRDLEIPYEAEEIDARLAEVRKALAELA; this is translated from the coding sequence ATGACCGACACGCCCGCCACCGCCCCGAAGGACACCGCCCTGCCCGGCGAGGAGCACACCTACGCAGCGGAGGAGCTCTTCTTCTCCACGACCGACGCCCAGGGCCGCATCCGCCGAGCCAACTCGACCTTCATGCGCCTGTCCGGCTACCCGCGGGGCTCCCTCGTGGGCCGCGCCCACAACGTCGTGCGCCACCCCAGCATGCCGGCCGGCGTCTACCGCTCCATCTGGGAGGCCATCGAGTCCGGCCAGGCCGCCAGCGCCTACATCACCAACCGCGCCAAGGACGGCGGCTACTACCGCGTCTTCGCCACCATCGTCCCATCGGGCGACGGCTACCTCTCCGTGCGCACCCTGCCCCAGAACACGGAGCTGCGCGCCACCATCGAGGCCGCTTACGCCCGTGTCCGCGCGGTCGAGGAGCAGTCGGCCGAGACCGGCTCCACCCGCCGCGAGGTCGCCGCCGCCGGCGAGGCCGCCCTCCTGGAGGAGCTGCGCGCCCTCGGCTACAAGGACGCCGTCGACTTCACCCGCCAGGCCCTGCCCGCGGAGGTCGCCGCCCTCGTCGCCGCCGGCGTCGACATCCCCGAGCGCTCCGACGCCGAGGGGCCCGTGGCCCGCGTCCTGTCCGAGATGAAGGCCATCCAGGAGTCCACCTCCGGCCTCGTCTCCCTCCTCGACGAGTGCAGCCGTCTCGTCACGCTCCTCGGCAGGCGCGCCGTCGAGATCGACGCCCTCTCCGGCCGCCTCGGCCAGCTGCGCGAGGCGCTGCGCGGCGTCGACGGCGACGTCGAGCGCATCGCCGGCCAGGGCGAGCTCCTCGACGACGTCCGCGCCCGCTACGAGGAGGTCGACGCCCTCGTCCTGGAGTGCGTCGAGCAGCTCCACCCGCTCGCCGGGCAGGTCGAGGAGCTGCGCGGCGACGTCGACTCCGTCCGCTTCGCCATCGCGCTGCTGCGCCTGCACAACCTCGCGGCCGGCTTCTTCGCCCTCCAGGTCCTCGACGGTGAGGACGACCTCGCCGCCAACGACGCCGTCGGCTCGCTCGGCGAGCTCGTGAGCGCCCTGCACGAGGGCGCCGGCTGGCTCTCCGAGCGCCTCGCCCTCTTCCGCGCCCGCGCCGAGCTCGTCGGCGGGGAGCTCGACGTCGTCGCCCGCTCCCTCACGGCCACGCACCACCCGCTCATGGACCTCCTCGCCACGGCCTCGGAGGCCGGCGCGGAGAACGAGATCTCCGTGCGCACGGGCCGCTCGCTCGTGCGCGACGGCTTCACCGAGGCCCGCGACCTCGCCGACCTCGCCGGCGCGATCCGCGACCTCGAGATCCCCTACGAGGCCGAGGAGATCGACGCCCGCCTCGCCGAGGTCCGCAAGGCCCTCGCCGAGCTCGCCTGA
- the cysS gene encoding cysteine--tRNA ligase, with translation MSTETPAAEPTLRLYDSAARAVVPLAPTVTPGTVAIYLCGATVQGSPHIGHMRSGIAFDVLRRWLERSGQKVVLVRNVTDIDDKILTKSAEAGWAWWAWAQRFEREFDAAYRALGVTAPTYEPRATGQIPEMIALVQRLLDAGHAYVGDAGNVYFDVRSLPDYGSLTNQRVDDLATTEDESQIDDEVEADKRDPRDFALWKAAKPTEPEDAAWDTPWGRGRPGWHLECSAMSRRFLGESFDIHGGGIDLRFPHHENEQAQSHGAGWGFAQHWVHNAWVTIKGEKMSKSLGNSLVVAELLRRYDAPVLRLALGTVHHRSTVEFSEETLADAAGLWDRLSGAVTRALELADDGSEPNPVDAPSEEVRARALPEEYSSAMDDDLNLAGAMAVVHATLKRLNTALAAPDAAASAELALDLRAQLDVLGLDPLAEPWRSRVIGAGAGASDDAALEALDHLVSALIDERAQARAAKDWARADALRDQLTAAGVVVEDSATGARWHLA, from the coding sequence GTGAGCACTGAGACCCCCGCCGCCGAGCCCACCCTGCGCCTGTACGACTCCGCCGCGCGCGCCGTCGTCCCCCTGGCGCCGACCGTCACCCCCGGAACGGTCGCGATCTACCTCTGCGGCGCCACCGTCCAGGGCTCCCCGCACATCGGCCACATGCGCTCCGGCATCGCCTTCGACGTCCTGCGCCGCTGGCTCGAGCGCTCCGGCCAGAAGGTCGTCCTCGTCCGCAACGTCACCGACATCGATGACAAGATCCTCACCAAGTCCGCCGAGGCCGGCTGGGCCTGGTGGGCCTGGGCGCAGCGCTTCGAGCGCGAGTTCGACGCCGCCTACCGCGCCCTCGGCGTCACCGCTCCCACCTACGAGCCGCGCGCCACGGGCCAGATCCCCGAGATGATCGCCCTCGTCCAGCGACTCCTCGACGCCGGCCACGCCTACGTCGGCGACGCCGGCAACGTCTACTTCGACGTCCGCAGCCTGCCGGACTACGGCTCGCTCACCAACCAGCGCGTCGACGACCTCGCCACCACCGAGGACGAGTCCCAGATCGACGACGAGGTTGAGGCGGACAAGCGCGACCCCCGCGACTTCGCCCTCTGGAAGGCCGCCAAGCCCACCGAGCCCGAGGACGCCGCGTGGGACACCCCCTGGGGACGCGGACGCCCCGGATGGCACCTCGAGTGCTCCGCCATGTCCCGCCGCTTCCTCGGCGAGTCCTTCGACATCCACGGCGGCGGCATCGACCTGCGCTTCCCGCACCACGAGAACGAGCAGGCCCAGTCCCACGGCGCCGGCTGGGGCTTCGCCCAGCACTGGGTCCACAACGCCTGGGTCACCATCAAGGGCGAGAAGATGAGCAAGTCGCTCGGCAACTCGCTCGTCGTCGCCGAGCTCCTCAGGCGCTACGACGCCCCCGTCCTGCGCCTCGCGCTCGGCACCGTCCACCACCGCTCCACCGTCGAGTTCTCCGAGGAGACCCTCGCCGACGCCGCCGGTCTGTGGGACCGCCTCTCCGGCGCCGTCACCCGCGCCCTCGAGCTCGCCGACGACGGCTCCGAGCCGAACCCCGTCGACGCCCCCTCCGAGGAGGTCCGCGCCCGCGCCCTGCCGGAGGAGTACTCCTCCGCCATGGACGACGACCTCAACCTCGCCGGCGCCATGGCCGTCGTCCACGCGACCCTTAAGCGCCTCAACACCGCCCTGGCGGCCCCCGACGCCGCCGCCTCCGCCGAGCTCGCGCTCGACCTGCGCGCCCAGCTCGACGTCCTCGGGCTCGACCCGCTCGCCGAGCCCTGGCGCTCCCGCGTCATCGGAGCGGGCGCCGGCGCCTCCGACGACGCAGCCCTCGAGGCCCTCGACCACCTCGTCTCCGCCCTCATCGACGAGCGCGCCCAGGCGCGCGCCGCCAAGGACTGGGCCCGCGCCGACGCGCTGCGCGACCAGCTCACCGCGGCCGGCGTCGTCGTCGAGGACTCCGCCACCGGTGCCCGCTGGCACCTCGCCTGA
- a CDS encoding GNAT family N-acetyltransferase, translating into MTVEIVTQSSPELVEAMGRLIPQLSRTAPALTEEQVRDLVAQPGVYLFVFRPNKPAEDGIHHPILGMLTLATFTIPTGLRAWVEDVVVSSEARGQGAGRALVEAAVTHAQELGARTVDLTSRPSREAANRLYQRAGFELRETNVYRFSGK; encoded by the coding sequence ATGACCGTCGAGATCGTCACCCAGTCCAGCCCCGAGCTCGTCGAGGCGATGGGTCGTCTCATCCCGCAGCTGTCGCGGACCGCGCCCGCGCTCACCGAGGAGCAGGTGCGCGACCTCGTCGCCCAGCCCGGCGTCTACCTCTTCGTCTTCCGCCCGAACAAGCCCGCGGAGGACGGCATCCATCACCCGATCCTCGGCATGCTCACCCTCGCCACCTTCACGATCCCGACGGGTCTGCGGGCGTGGGTCGAGGACGTCGTCGTCTCCTCCGAGGCCCGTGGCCAGGGCGCCGGTCGCGCCCTCGTCGAGGCCGCGGTGACGCACGCGCAGGAGCTCGGCGCCCGCACCGTCGACCTCACGTCCCGGCCGAGCCGCGAGGCCGCCAACCGCCTCTACCAGCGCGCCGGCTTCGAGCTGCGCGAGACCAACGTGTACCGCTTCTCCGGCAAGTGA
- a CDS encoding methyltransferase domain-containing protein, translated as MDLPLADQLVRKQARVDALLTDGANPVPASAWEAPQASAPARFRNKAKMAVSGTVDAPVLGLADAHGLSVDLRTCPLHVPAVEEALPVLARLISRLRLRPYDIAADTGDLKHVLVTASPDGDLMVRLVCRTADRVPDVRAALPRLRGELPGLAVVSVNVQPVHQAVLEGPEEHVLTDAVLGLADRLLMRLSLPATEHGPERELPLLLPTRSFFQTNTAVAESLYATAAEWAHDLTAPGGAADAGGRPTEVWDLFCGVGGFGLALTGPGRRVRGVEVSAPAIDGAREAARLMGLPEEAASFEAGDARVLDPASGAVPDLLVVNPPRRGIGADLAARIEASGAPRVLYSSCNPVSLSKDLARMPALRVRRARLFDMFPHTDHAEVLVELVR; from the coding sequence ATGGACCTGCCGCTCGCCGACCAGCTCGTCCGGAAGCAGGCGCGCGTCGACGCCCTCCTCACCGACGGTGCGAACCCCGTGCCCGCGAGCGCCTGGGAGGCGCCGCAGGCCTCGGCCCCGGCCCGCTTCCGCAATAAGGCCAAGATGGCCGTCTCGGGCACGGTCGACGCGCCCGTCCTCGGCCTCGCCGACGCCCACGGCCTCAGCGTCGACCTGCGCACCTGCCCGCTCCACGTCCCCGCCGTCGAGGAGGCGCTGCCCGTCCTCGCCCGCCTCATCTCCCGCCTGCGCCTCAGGCCCTACGACATCGCGGCCGACACGGGAGACCTCAAGCACGTCCTCGTCACGGCCTCCCCCGACGGCGACCTCATGGTCCGCCTCGTGTGCCGCACCGCCGACCGCGTCCCGGACGTCCGCGCCGCGCTCCCCCGCCTGCGCGGCGAGCTGCCGGGCCTCGCCGTCGTCAGCGTCAACGTGCAGCCCGTCCACCAGGCCGTCCTCGAGGGGCCCGAGGAGCACGTCCTCACCGACGCCGTCCTCGGCCTCGCCGACAGGCTGCTCATGCGCCTGTCCCTGCCCGCCACGGAGCACGGGCCGGAACGCGAGCTGCCGCTCCTCCTGCCGACGCGCTCCTTCTTCCAGACGAACACCGCGGTCGCCGAGTCGCTCTACGCGACGGCGGCGGAGTGGGCGCACGACCTCACCGCCCCCGGGGGCGCCGCCGACGCCGGCGGACGCCCGACCGAGGTCTGGGACCTGTTCTGCGGTGTGGGCGGCTTCGGGCTGGCCCTGACGGGCCCGGGCCGGCGGGTTCGCGGCGTCGAGGTCTCCGCACCCGCGATCGACGGCGCGCGCGAGGCGGCACGGCTCATGGGGCTCCCCGAGGAGGCGGCCTCCTTCGAGGCGGGTGACGCGCGCGTGCTCGACCCGGCGTCGGGCGCCGTCCCGGACCTGCTCGTCGTCAACCCGCCGCGGCGCGGGATCGGCGCCGACCTCGCGGCCCGGATCGAGGCGTCGGGGGCGCCGCGCGTCCTCTACTCCTCGTGCAACCCGGTGAGCCTCTCGAAGGACCTGGCCCGGATGCCCGCGCTGCGGGTGCGTCGGGCGCGGCTCTTCGACATGTTCCCCCACACGGACCACGCCGAGGTACTCGTCGAGCTGGTGCGCTGA
- a CDS encoding DUF4032 domain-containing protein, whose protein sequence is MPQSMQITAATIDPALLDLPWETPLEDWPMDVLAALPRGLSRHIVRFVNLSERVIAVKEIGESVAHREYELLRDLQRLGAPCVTPTAVVTGRTDLSGEELNCALVTEHLSYSLPYRALFSQYMRPETATRLIDALAVLLVRLHLLGFYWGDVSLSNTLFRRDAGAFAAYLVDAETGELYPEGGLTEGKRLYDIDVARTNIIGELMDLQAGALLEQSVDTIEVGDRIVSRYTELWDVLTAPEEFSLGERWRVRRRIERLNELGFDVGELKMETLADGSGARMVIQPKVVDAGHYHRQIMRLTGLDVEERQGQRMLNDLEAFRATTGRESQPLEQVAHVWLAQVFEPTLEAVPVELRRKIEPAEIFHEVLEHRWYMSEAAGHDVTMEAAVEDYVRTVLPEHWDEQSYLSLGDTQEMAAIFDGEEGEDEEPLSDDEEFAARDEETAGQYQLNPMGFTAGMKFKGE, encoded by the coding sequence ATGCCCCAGTCCATGCAGATCACCGCGGCGACGATCGACCCGGCGCTCCTCGACCTGCCCTGGGAGACGCCGCTCGAGGACTGGCCGATGGACGTCCTCGCGGCCCTGCCCCGTGGTCTCTCCCGGCACATCGTGCGCTTCGTCAACCTCTCCGAGCGCGTCATCGCGGTCAAGGAGATCGGCGAGTCCGTCGCGCACCGCGAGTACGAGCTCCTGCGCGACCTCCAGCGCCTCGGCGCCCCCTGCGTCACCCCGACCGCCGTCGTCACCGGCCGCACGGACCTGAGCGGCGAGGAGCTCAACTGCGCACTCGTGACGGAGCACCTGTCCTACTCGCTGCCCTACCGCGCGCTCTTCAGCCAGTACATGCGGCCCGAGACGGCCACCCGTCTCATCGACGCCCTCGCCGTCCTCCTCGTGCGCCTGCACCTGCTCGGCTTCTACTGGGGCGACGTCTCACTGTCGAACACGCTCTTCCGCCGCGACGCGGGCGCCTTCGCCGCCTACCTCGTCGACGCCGAGACCGGCGAGCTCTATCCCGAGGGCGGACTCACCGAGGGCAAGCGCCTCTACGACATCGACGTCGCCCGCACGAACATCATCGGCGAGCTCATGGACCTCCAGGCCGGCGCGCTCCTCGAGCAGTCCGTCGACACGATCGAGGTCGGCGACCGGATCGTCTCGCGCTACACCGAGCTGTGGGACGTGCTCACGGCCCCGGAGGAGTTCAGCCTCGGTGAGCGGTGGCGCGTGCGCCGCCGCATCGAGCGCCTCAACGAGCTCGGCTTCGACGTCGGCGAGCTCAAGATGGAGACCCTCGCGGACGGCTCCGGCGCGCGGATGGTCATCCAGCCGAAGGTCGTCGACGCCGGCCACTACCACCGCCAGATCATGCGGCTCACGGGCCTCGACGTCGAGGAGCGCCAAGGTCAGCGCATGCTCAACGACCTCGAGGCCTTCCGCGCCACGACGGGCCGCGAGTCCCAGCCCCTCGAGCAGGTGGCCCACGTCTGGCTCGCGCAGGTGTTCGAGCCGACCCTCGAGGCCGTGCCCGTGGAGCTGCGCCGCAAGATCGAGCCCGCGGAGATCTTCCACGAGGTCCTCGAGCACCGCTGGTACATGTCCGAGGCCGCCGGCCACGACGTCACCATGGAGGCCGCGGTCGAGGACTACGTCCGCACGGTCCTGCCCGAGCACTGGGACGAGCAGTCCTACCTGTCGCTCGGCGACACGCAGGAGATGGCGGCGATCTTCGACGGCGAGGAGGGCGAGGACGAGGAGCCCCTCTCCGACGACGAGGAGTTCGCCGCCCGCGACGAGGAGACCGCCGGGCAGTACCAGCTCAACCCGATGGGCTTCACCGCCGGGATGAAGTTCAAGGGCGAGTAA
- a CDS encoding ABC transporter ATP-binding protein: protein MATVTFDHATRIYPGNDRPSVDALNLEIADGEFLVLVGPSGCGKSTSLRMLAGLEDVNSGRILIGDKDVTDVQPKDRDIAMVFQNYALYPHMSVHDNMGFALKIAGTPKDEIDRRVKEAAKILGLTEYLDRKPKALSGGQRQRVAMGRAIVRKPKVFLMDEPLSNLDAKLRVQTRTQIASLQRSLGVTTVYVTHDQTEALTMGDRIAVLKDGVLQQVGTPRDMYDKPANDFVAGFIGSPAMNLGRFSVEGSDATIGAAKIALSRATLDALKPEDNGKVTIGFRPESLEVVSENDEHSIPVRVSFVEELGSDAYIYGELVGADASDEKLGSGEDSSQIIVRVPPRTAPAPGEAIHVRIKPGEEHIFSASTGERLPA from the coding sequence ATGGCAACCGTGACCTTCGATCACGCCACCCGCATCTACCCGGGCAACGACCGCCCGTCCGTGGACGCGCTCAACCTCGAGATCGCCGACGGCGAGTTCCTCGTCCTCGTCGGCCCCTCCGGCTGCGGTAAGTCGACCTCCCTGCGCATGCTCGCGGGCCTCGAGGACGTCAACTCCGGCCGCATCCTCATCGGCGACAAGGACGTCACCGACGTCCAGCCCAAGGACCGTGACATCGCCATGGTCTTCCAGAACTACGCGCTGTACCCGCACATGAGCGTGCACGACAACATGGGCTTCGCGCTCAAGATCGCCGGCACCCCCAAGGACGAGATCGACCGCCGCGTCAAGGAGGCCGCGAAGATCCTCGGCCTCACCGAGTACCTCGACCGCAAGCCGAAGGCCCTCTCCGGTGGTCAGCGTCAGCGCGTCGCCATGGGCCGCGCCATCGTGCGCAAGCCGAAGGTCTTCCTCATGGACGAGCCGCTGTCCAACCTGGACGCCAAGCTCCGCGTCCAGACCCGCACGCAGATCGCCTCGCTGCAGCGCTCGCTCGGCGTCACCACGGTCTACGTCACCCACGACCAGACCGAGGCCCTCACCATGGGCGACCGCATCGCGGTCCTCAAGGACGGCGTCCTCCAGCAGGTCGGCACCCCGCGCGACATGTACGACAAGCCCGCCAACGACTTCGTCGCCGGCTTCATCGGCTCGCCGGCCATGAACCTGGGCCGCTTCTCGGTCGAGGGCTCCGACGCCACCATCGGCGCCGCCAAGATCGCCCTCTCCCGCGCCACCCTCGACGCCCTCAAGCCCGAGGACAACGGCAAGGTCACCATCGGCTTCCGCCCCGAGTCCCTCGAGGTCGTCTCCGAGAACGACGAGCACTCCATCCCGGTGCGCGTCTCCTTCGTCGAGGAGCTCGGCTCCGACGCGTACATCTACGGCGAGCTCGTCGGCGCGGACGCCTCCGACGAGAAGCTCGGCTCCGGTGAGGACTCGAGCCAGATCATCGTCCGCGTCCCCCCGCGCACCGCGCCGGCTCCGGGCGAGGCCATCCACGTCCGCATCAAGCCCGGCGAGGAGCACATCTTCTCCGCCTCCACCGGCGAGCGCCTCCCCGCCTGA
- a CDS encoding HAD family hydrolase, whose amino-acid sequence MPTGPTPAGQVVRAVLWDMDGTLMDSQPFWDEAFVRRCEALGGTVTAEQITGIKGASIRRTSELIAATGATASPEDPATAEVFAGIAADVEAAVRAHPPILPGAREITSAMAELGLAQAIVTQSPRPIVEAVAHELRDVFVALVTGDDGLAGKPTPAPYAEAMRRLELPPEQCVAVEDSATGAASARSNGLYVIQIGGIKHFPADPGLVVVPHLASVTPHLLLWASR is encoded by the coding sequence CTGCCCACCGGCCCGACCCCGGCCGGCCAGGTCGTCCGTGCCGTCCTGTGGGACATGGACGGCACCCTCATGGACTCCCAGCCCTTCTGGGACGAGGCCTTCGTGCGGCGCTGCGAGGCGCTCGGGGGCACCGTCACCGCCGAGCAGATCACCGGCATCAAGGGCGCCTCCATCCGCCGGACGAGCGAGCTCATCGCCGCCACCGGCGCCACCGCCTCCCCGGAGGACCCGGCCACCGCCGAGGTCTTCGCCGGGATCGCCGCCGACGTCGAGGCCGCCGTCCGGGCCCACCCGCCGATCCTGCCCGGCGCCCGCGAGATCACCTCCGCCATGGCCGAGCTGGGCCTCGCCCAGGCGATCGTCACCCAGTCGCCGCGGCCCATCGTCGAGGCGGTCGCCCACGAGCTGCGCGACGTCTTCGTCGCCCTCGTCACCGGTGACGACGGCCTGGCCGGCAAGCCGACCCCCGCCCCCTACGCGGAGGCGATGCGACGCCTCGAGCTCCCGCCGGAGCAGTGCGTCGCCGTCGAGGACTCCGCGACGGGCGCCGCCTCCGCCCGCTCCAACGGCCTGTACGTCATCCAGATCGGCGGGATCAAGCACTTCCCGGCGGACCCTGGGCTCGTCGTCGTCCCGCACCTGGCCTCGGTCACGCCGCACCTGCTCCTGTGGGCCTCGCGCTGA
- the rlmB gene encoding 23S rRNA (guanosine(2251)-2'-O)-methyltransferase RlmB encodes MPGNEQYPGAKRRPGTKKGATKGSGGNRRQGLEGRGPTPKAEDRVGHPKARARARAEARAAQPTRAKQLEKIRRRFQVPAGHEIVCGRNAVAEAARSGVPIERVFMAVSAESDDRLGAVVRRAALLGAPVLETTKLDLEALTEGAVHQGVAIEVPAYEYAEAADLLERARLRGRTPLLVALDQVTDPHNLGAVLRSAGAFGADGVIIPERRSVGVNATVWKVSAGAAARVPVARETNLVRTLEALKKEGCFVVGLDGGGDTDVENLTVADAPLVLVTGAEGAGLSRLVRETCDVIASIPISRDVESLNAAVATGISLYEVDRLRRAAAASQD; translated from the coding sequence TTGCCCGGTAACGAGCAGTACCCCGGCGCGAAGCGCCGCCCCGGCACCAAGAAGGGCGCCACGAAGGGCTCCGGCGGCAACCGCCGCCAGGGCCTCGAGGGCCGCGGCCCGACGCCGAAGGCCGAGGACCGCGTCGGCCACCCCAAGGCCCGGGCGAGGGCCCGTGCCGAGGCCCGCGCCGCCCAGCCCACCCGCGCCAAGCAGCTGGAGAAGATCCGCCGCCGCTTCCAGGTGCCCGCCGGCCACGAGATCGTCTGCGGCCGCAACGCCGTCGCCGAGGCCGCCCGCTCCGGCGTCCCCATCGAGCGCGTCTTCATGGCCGTCTCCGCCGAGTCCGACGACCGCCTCGGCGCCGTCGTGCGCCGCGCCGCGCTCCTGGGCGCCCCGGTCCTGGAGACCACGAAGCTCGACCTCGAGGCCCTCACCGAGGGCGCCGTCCACCAGGGCGTCGCCATCGAGGTGCCCGCCTACGAGTACGCCGAGGCCGCCGACCTCCTCGAGCGCGCCCGCCTGCGCGGCCGCACCCCGCTGCTCGTCGCCCTCGACCAGGTGACCGACCCCCACAACCTCGGGGCCGTCCTGCGCTCCGCCGGGGCCTTCGGCGCCGACGGCGTCATCATCCCCGAGCGCCGCAGCGTCGGCGTCAACGCCACCGTCTGGAAGGTCTCCGCCGGCGCGGCCGCCCGCGTGCCCGTGGCGCGCGAGACCAACCTCGTGCGCACCCTCGAGGCCCTCAAGAAGGAGGGCTGCTTCGTCGTCGGCCTCGACGGCGGTGGCGACACCGACGTCGAGAACCTCACCGTGGCGGACGCGCCCCTCGTCCTCGTCACGGGGGCGGAGGGTGCGGGCCTGTCCCGCCTCGTGCGCGAGACCTGCGACGTCATCGCCTCGATCCCGATCTCGCGCGACGTCGAGTCGCTCAACGCGGCTGTCGCCACGGGCATCAGCCTGTACGAGGTGGACCGGCTGCGCCGGGCGGCCGCCGCGTCCCAGGACTGA
- a CDS encoding IS481 family transposase — MSHANAALTPRARQRVARLVVEEGYPISEVAARFQCSWPTVKRWVDRYRAGEAMTDRSSRPHSSPNRTPTTVVRRVVSLRSRLREGPVQLAARTGIAPSRVHRILKTARLNRLSYLDRATGQVVRRYEHESPGSLVHVDVKKVGNIPDGGGWRYVGRTQGDHNRQTTDGARRRHGQPRLGWAYVHSVLDDHSRVVYSEVHDDEKAATAVGVLQRAVAWFAARGVVVQRVLSDNGAAYRSRAWTQACERLGVKARYTRPYRPQTNGKIERYHRTLADGWAYSRHYASEAERRAALPAWTHFYNHHRPHTATGALPPITRLTNLPDQYS, encoded by the coding sequence ATGTCCCACGCTAACGCAGCCCTGACCCCACGCGCCCGGCAGCGGGTGGCCCGCCTTGTCGTTGAGGAGGGCTACCCCATCAGCGAGGTCGCCGCCCGATTCCAGTGCTCATGGCCCACCGTCAAACGCTGGGTGGACCGCTACCGCGCCGGGGAGGCGATGACCGACCGCTCCAGCCGCCCCCACTCCAGCCCCAACCGCACCCCCACCACCGTGGTACGCCGGGTGGTCAGCCTGCGCAGCCGCCTGCGGGAGGGCCCCGTCCAGCTCGCCGCCCGCACCGGCATCGCACCCTCGAGGGTGCACCGCATCCTCAAGACGGCCAGGCTGAACCGCCTCTCCTACCTCGACCGCGCCACCGGGCAGGTCGTACGCCGCTACGAGCACGAGAGCCCCGGTTCCCTGGTCCACGTCGACGTCAAGAAGGTCGGCAACATCCCCGACGGCGGTGGCTGGAGGTACGTGGGACGCACCCAGGGTGACCACAACCGCCAGACCACCGACGGCGCCAGGCGCAGGCACGGTCAGCCTCGTCTGGGGTGGGCCTACGTCCACTCCGTGCTCGATGACCACTCGCGCGTGGTCTACTCCGAGGTCCACGACGACGAGAAGGCTGCCACCGCCGTGGGTGTCCTGCAGCGGGCGGTGGCGTGGTTCGCCGCCCGCGGGGTGGTCGTTCAGCGGGTGCTGTCCGACAATGGGGCCGCCTACAGGTCACGGGCCTGGACCCAGGCCTGCGAGCGCCTGGGGGTCAAGGCCCGCTACACCAGGCCCTACCGGCCTCAGACCAACGGGAAGATCGAGCGGTACCACAGGACCCTGGCTGATGGGTGGGCCTACTCCCGCCACTACGCCAGTGAGGCCGAGCGCCGCGCCGCACTGCCGGCATGGACCCACTTCTACAATCACCACCGCCCCCACACCGCCACCGGCGCCCTCCCACCGATCACGAGGTTGACCAACCTCCCCGATCAGTACAGTTAG
- a CDS encoding glutamine amidotransferase-related protein translates to MSADGTGSTAGAARPAPARRALAIRHVGSEDLGLAAPVLAEHGLDVTYWDAGVDPTADLAPASAGGISDDVDLLVVLGGPIGVGQTDLYPYLGGEISAVRRRLALGRPVLGVCLGAQVIATAIGGGVEPGAPEIGWGPVSLSLAGREGLLAPIDGLPVLHWHGDRVLLPEPNGTAPAPEVLASSPTTPVQAFAVGAGLGLQFHIEADPALIERWLIANVGELTGNGIDPRTIREDTARLGEELVPAGQRVISDWLESVGL, encoded by the coding sequence ATGTCCGCTGATGGCACTGGCAGTACTGCGGGCGCCGCACGCCCTGCGCCCGCACGGCGTGCCCTCGCCATCCGCCACGTCGGCTCCGAGGACCTCGGCCTCGCCGCCCCCGTCCTCGCCGAGCACGGCCTCGACGTCACCTACTGGGACGCCGGCGTTGACCCGACCGCCGACCTCGCGCCGGCCTCCGCGGGCGGGATCAGCGACGACGTCGACCTCCTCGTCGTCCTCGGCGGCCCCATCGGCGTCGGCCAGACCGACCTCTACCCCTACCTCGGCGGCGAGATCTCCGCCGTTCGACGCCGCCTCGCGCTCGGCCGCCCGGTCCTGGGCGTCTGCCTCGGCGCCCAGGTCATCGCCACGGCGATCGGCGGGGGAGTGGAGCCCGGCGCCCCCGAGATCGGCTGGGGCCCCGTCTCCCTCAGCCTCGCCGGCCGCGAGGGCCTGCTCGCCCCGATCGATGGCCTGCCCGTCCTCCACTGGCACGGCGACCGCGTCCTCCTGCCGGAGCCGAACGGCACCGCGCCCGCGCCCGAGGTCCTCGCCTCGAGCCCGACGACGCCGGTCCAGGCCTTCGCGGTCGGTGCTGGTCTCGGTCTCCAGTTCCACATCGAGGCCGACCCCGCTCTCATCGAGCGGTGGCTCATCGCCAACGTCGGCGAGCTCACCGGGAACGGTATCGACCCGCGCACCATCCGCGAGGACACGGCCCGCCTCGGCGAGGAGCTCGTCCCCGCCGGTCAGCGCGTCATCTCCGACTGGCTGGAGTCCGTTGGGCTCTGA